One Methanococcus aeolicus Nankai-3 DNA segment encodes these proteins:
- a CDS encoding potassium channel family protein, which translates to MDVVDKIKISIFVMFSLIMAYAGLMAYFEGLNTLDAIYYSITTITTVGFGDFVPITSNGKIITAIYVLLGVSIGLYTLGNFADFFIGGYFQKTKQLKIMDKKISKLKNHYIICGYGKSGRVVVDKFEKEGIEYVVIDNNIDTLENELSNNPNFKYIVGDATHDEILYNAKINDAKGLISSVSNDSDNVYIVLSSRRINPDLYIVAKADEQVAMDKLLIAGADKVVSPYVIGGLRMAELAVKPGILDFVSTFMSIAKYEYDEDLEIRKIIVEDGSELHNNTILNTNIRQKSGATIIGIKKENNLITNPPADIVLDSDDILYAFGTKEQLDSLENLAKKQKKQ; encoded by the coding sequence ATGGATGTTGTTGATAAAATAAAAATAAGTATATTTGTAATGTTTAGTTTAATAATGGCATATGCTGGGCTTATGGCATATTTTGAAGGATTAAATACATTGGACGCCATATATTATTCAATAACCACAATTACAACGGTTGGTTTTGGGGATTTTGTTCCAATAACTTCGAACGGTAAGATTATTACTGCAATATATGTTCTATTAGGTGTTAGTATTGGATTATATACTCTCGGTAATTTTGCCGACTTTTTTATTGGGGGTTATTTTCAAAAAACAAAGCAGTTGAAAATTATGGATAAAAAAATAAGTAAATTAAAAAATCATTATATTATATGTGGATATGGTAAAAGTGGAAGGGTTGTTGTAGATAAATTTGAAAAAGAAGGGATTGAATATGTCGTGATAGATAATAATATAGATACATTGGAGAACGAACTATCAAATAATCCTAATTTTAAATATATTGTAGGCGATGCCACTCATGATGAAATATTATATAATGCAAAAATAAATGATGCAAAAGGACTTATTTCATCAGTTTCAAATGATTCTGATAATGTATATATTGTATTATCATCAAGAAGAATAAATCCTGATTTATATATTGTAGCAAAGGCAGATGAGCAAGTTGCTATGGATAAACTTCTTATTGCAGGGGCAGATAAAGTTGTTTCTCCTTATGTAATTGGCGGTTTAAGAATGGCTGAATTGGCAGTAAAGCCAGGAATATTAGATTTTGTTTCAACATTTATGTCCATAGCAAAATATGAATATGATGAAGATTTAGAGATACGAAAAATAATAGTTGAAGATGGCTCGGAGCTCCACAATAATACAATATTAAATACAAATATCCGACAAAAAAGTGGTGCTACAATTATTGGAATTAAGAAAGAAAATAATTTAATAACAAATCCTCCGGCAGATATTGTTCTGGATTCAGATGATATATTATATGCATTTGGAACAAAAGAACAACTTGATAGTTTGGAAAATCTTGCCAAAAAACAAAAAAAACAATAA
- a CDS encoding AAA family ATPase, producing MEIGILDIKGALPCFENFGNLPTKIIDENNVKIINDLDMLIMPGGSLVESGSLTDDLKKQIIEFDNIILGICSGFQILCEKIDIGRKSPVPIVKEGLNLLGVEFSPLICTDRVKFNIVESEIFENNSGTGFHCHTYGDIKITNKKTKPLTYSSIQKLNYKMTGGKDILSGVYCNNIIGTMVHNFLDNKNIRENLFNYLKIDEIEQNNIFKKNKEIKNKLKAKSIIYNNKYKNENNNNKNTNDNKNLNSKKGLILLATGSDSGKTFLITSIVSKLNKKTFVAKIGPDVRDIVPSLYILREEMTKYNSIKIADRGWCEVEEFMNFVNNSDYEYYIIEGVMGAFTGALNKKNYSGAEISKTLGAPTYIVSACNKSGIEGAFVESLAYYSLLKEMGVNVKGMILNKIYNFEIFEKVKEIGENIGLEVIGVGKAIQNKRGLMPEVEIDYEEFCKNANNITMDINIPKLNINGHNNSNNSNTQNYDFKHYLEKWSKKI from the coding sequence ATGGAAATCGGGATATTAGATATAAAAGGAGCTCTACCCTGTTTTGAAAATTTCGGAAATTTACCTACAAAAATAATTGATGAAAATAATGTAAAAATAATTAATGACCTTGATATGCTTATAATGCCGGGGGGTAGTTTAGTTGAAAGTGGTTCATTAACAGATGATTTAAAAAAACAAATTATAGAATTTGACAATATTATTTTAGGAATATGTAGTGGATTCCAAATACTGTGTGAAAAAATAGATATTGGTAGAAAAAGTCCTGTCCCAATAGTAAAAGAGGGATTAAATTTATTGGGAGTAGAATTTTCGCCCTTGATATGCACCGATAGAGTAAAATTTAACATAGTTGAAAGCGAAATATTTGAAAATAATAGCGGAACTGGTTTTCATTGCCATACATACGGAGATATAAAAATTACAAATAAAAAAACAAAACCATTAACATACTCCTCAATCCAAAAATTGAACTATAAAATGACTGGAGGTAAAGATATATTATCAGGAGTATATTGTAATAACATAATTGGAACAATGGTACATAACTTTTTAGATAATAAAAATATACGAGAAAATTTATTTAATTATTTAAAAATAGATGAAATAGAACAAAATAACATATTTAAAAAAAATAAAGAAATAAAAAATAAATTAAAGGCAAAATCAATAATATATAATAACAAATATAAAAATGAAAATAATAATAACAAAAATACTAATGATAATAAAAACCTAAACAGTAAAAAAGGACTAATATTACTGGCAACTGGCTCAGATAGTGGAAAAACATTTTTAATCACCAGCATTGTGTCAAAGCTAAATAAAAAAACATTTGTTGCAAAAATAGGTCCTGATGTGCGAGATATTGTTCCATCACTATATATATTGAGAGAAGAAATGACAAAATACAACAGCATAAAAATTGCAGATAGAGGATGGTGTGAAGTTGAGGAATTTATGAACTTTGTAAATAATTCAGACTATGAATATTATATTATAGAGGGCGTAATGGGGGCTTTCACAGGAGCATTAAATAAAAAAAATTATAGCGGTGCCGAAATCTCGAAAACATTGGGAGCTCCCACATATATTGTATCGGCATGTAATAAAAGTGGCATAGAAGGAGCATTTGTAGAAAGTTTGGCATATTATTCATTATTAAAAGAAATGGGTGTAAATGTAAAAGGAATGATATTAAATAAAATATATAATTTTGAAATATTTGAAAAAGTAAAAGAAATAGGAGAAAATATAGGATTAGAAGTTATCGGCGTTGGAAAAGCCATACAGAATAAAAGGGGACTTATGCCAGAAGTTGAAATAGACTATGAAGAATTTTGTAAAAATGCAAATAATATAACTATGGATATAAATATTCCAAAATTGAACATAAATGGACATAATAATAGTAATAATAGCAATACTCAAAATTATGATTTTAAACATTATTTAGAAAAATGGAGTAAAAAAATATAA
- a CDS encoding ATP-binding protein has translation MDNNKIEELKPYIVAYLKNMHQDDIVFENENITVDLDKLYNYGVVDFIEYLINNPPEGIEILAECYKEAYFALKTEQPAYTTHIYIKNIPNIFKTYKNKKLTIKDIKSSTIGKLIEFEGIIVLATKIKSILKKAVYQCSSCGNPPISLDIDNPYEFNYDSKTCKKCNGIMKLIEGESEYADFQELKIQQPLDLMDDPEEPPKYITVFLENSKGIYCGRVNVIGIPIKYQSSKKLPIYDICVKGISCELIENQMENKVNEEDIEKIEKVATHPDIINILSNELIPEIKGYETIKKAIFLQQIKGVKKGNKRADSHILLITDPGIGKSVMLRKIAELPGNVYGSVTTASGVGLTAAVVRERTEIGDDTWVIKPGLLVKANLGTACIDELTVNRDLQSFVLEAMESQTIHINKGGINTKLPAECAIIAACNPRWGKFDPNVSIPEQINIPAPMLSRFDIIFPIKDEVNRTKDKEIAQHIIGIHKKYLEEDQNTNKRKNKVVINDIELTEEFILKYIIYARGKQPIISKEAEDMLVEYYIDMRKSSMQITARQLEATIRIAEAHAKAKLKDVVEKEDAQEAIRIINEALKEIAYDPETGMIDVGKITGQSTKETDKMKEIYNIIKKISEKTEKELVLSEDIMEEAEKIGIKEETEVENILKKLKIKGEIDEPRNGKYRII, from the coding sequence ATGGACAACAACAAAATTGAAGAATTAAAACCATATATTGTTGCCTATCTTAAAAATATGCATCAAGACGATATAGTATTTGAAAATGAAAATATAACGGTAGATTTAGATAAACTATATAATTATGGAGTGGTAGATTTTATAGAATATTTGATAAATAACCCTCCCGAGGGCATAGAAATATTGGCGGAATGCTATAAGGAGGCCTATTTTGCACTGAAAACAGAACAACCTGCTTATACGACTCACATATATATTAAAAATATTCCAAATATATTTAAAACATATAAAAATAAAAAATTAACCATTAAAGATATTAAAAGTAGCACAATAGGTAAGTTAATAGAATTTGAAGGAATTATAGTATTGGCAACAAAAATAAAGTCAATATTAAAAAAAGCAGTATATCAATGTTCAAGTTGTGGCAATCCTCCAATATCATTAGATATTGACAACCCCTATGAATTTAATTATGATTCAAAAACCTGTAAAAAATGTAATGGAATAATGAAATTAATAGAAGGAGAATCAGAATATGCCGATTTTCAAGAACTAAAAATTCAACAGCCCCTTGATTTAATGGATGACCCAGAGGAACCCCCAAAATACATAACTGTATTTTTGGAAAATTCAAAGGGAATATATTGCGGAAGAGTAAATGTAATAGGAATACCCATAAAATACCAAAGTAGCAAAAAATTACCAATATATGACATCTGTGTTAAAGGAATAAGTTGTGAATTGATAGAAAATCAGATGGAAAATAAGGTAAATGAAGAAGATATTGAAAAAATAGAAAAAGTGGCAACTCATCCAGACATAATAAATATTCTATCAAATGAATTAATTCCTGAGATAAAAGGATATGAAACCATAAAAAAGGCAATATTTTTACAGCAAATAAAGGGAGTTAAAAAAGGAAATAAAAGAGCAGACAGCCATATATTATTAATCACAGACCCAGGAATTGGAAAAAGTGTTATGTTAAGAAAAATTGCGGAGCTCCCTGGGAATGTATATGGTTCTGTAACTACTGCATCGGGTGTAGGTTTAACGGCCGCAGTAGTTAGGGAAAGAACTGAAATAGGAGACGATACATGGGTAATCAAACCAGGATTATTGGTAAAGGCCAATTTAGGAACTGCCTGTATTGATGAGCTAACTGTCAATAGAGACCTTCAAAGTTTTGTTTTAGAAGCAATGGAATCCCAAACAATCCACATCAACAAAGGAGGAATAAACACAAAATTACCTGCGGAATGTGCCATTATTGCAGCATGTAATCCAAGATGGGGAAAATTTGACCCAAATGTATCCATACCTGAACAGATTAACATACCTGCCCCCATGTTGAGTAGGTTTGATATTATATTTCCAATAAAAGATGAAGTAAATAGAACAAAGGATAAAGAAATAGCCCAACACATAATAGGAATACATAAAAAATATTTAGAGGAAGATCAAAATACCAATAAACGAAAAAATAAAGTTGTAATAAATGACATAGAATTAACAGAAGAATTTATTTTAAAATATATAATATATGCCAGGGGAAAACAGCCAATAATATCAAAAGAAGCCGAAGACATGTTGGTAGAATATTATATAGACATGCGAAAAAGCTCCATGCAAATCACGGCACGACAATTGGAGGCCACAATAAGAATAGCCGAAGCACATGCAAAAGCAAAATTAAAGGATGTTGTAGAAAAAGAAGATGCGCAAGAAGCCATAAGAATAATAAACGAAGCCTTAAAAGAAATTGCCTATGACCCAGAAACTGGAATGATTGATGTAGGAAAAATAACTGGACAATCTACAAAGGAAACCGACAAAATGAAAGAAATATATAACATCATTAAAAAAATATCTGAAAAAACTGAAAAAGAATTGGTATTAAGTGAGGACATCATGGAAGAAGCGGAAAAAATAGGGATAAAAGAAGAAACAGAGGTAGAAAATATACTTAAAAAATTAAAAATAAAAGGAGAAATTGACGAACCAAGAAATGGAAAATATAGAATAATATAA
- a CDS encoding helix-turn-helix domain-containing protein: MENIINQSIATPIRKLILHFVLIRGTTYPKQITENLKISKGLPSQFLRLCTALNIVKRSRSGHKVLYSITVKGMSILKRLSPEIFDRSFSGLFGSLPKKKYGTKYYPVNRIGLEIKESVDYVGGKQYSFYDSEGDLISNVYRSNEGAWWCTSCQSRACRHINYLKNYYEELKK; this comes from the coding sequence ATGGAAAATATAATAAATCAAAGCATAGCAACGCCGATTAGAAAATTGATTTTACATTTTGTGTTAATTCGTGGCACAACTTACCCCAAACAGATAACCGAAAACCTAAAAATATCAAAGGGACTCCCATCTCAATTTTTAAGACTATGTACTGCTTTAAATATTGTAAAAAGAAGTAGAAGTGGACATAAAGTACTATACTCAATAACTGTTAAAGGAATGTCTATTTTAAAGCGATTATCGCCCGAAATTTTTGACCGTAGCTTTTCGGGTCTTTTCGGGTCTTTACCGAAAAAGAAATATGGAACTAAGTATTACCCAGTCAATAGAATAGGTTTAGAAATAAAAGAATCTGTTGATTATGTAGGCGGAAAACAGTATAGCTTCTACGATAGTGAAGGAGATCTAATATCTAATGTGTATAGGTCAAATGAAGGTGCATGGTGGTGTACATCTTGCCAGTCGAGGGCATGCAGACACATAAACTATCTTAAAAATTACTACGAAGAGCTGAAAAAGTAG
- a CDS encoding ArsR family transcriptional regulator has product MIDPIEFIQNASSITKKSMNKLKLKTNPFSEKPIRGNTKFFVGRTTELIEIADILGAAQYGSISNAAIVGTKGIGKSSLLNVIYYAAKRQNHWTVELEASQVTPRQFLIHLMYGIIRDNIFAMDGTLSTDYMEHSQKIIDIYRRLESFSDKTPVHYPREKIERDLDYLLNNVKEEGKLCIILIDEADQFAKKSCLGLLQFFHSFLYDEGILSFFAGSPTLMENLTKVSPAMRDRFPKIINMPPLSKEEAYDLILRRLKDAQTVKANGYDPFTENAINTIVEECDGIPRRIIMTCSESISIGLKKGLTEIDENIVKTAMKKLGISIGHQILNHLTPAQSKIIKALAESGGKSTVTELAKILNNSPGTIGTHLSDIYEMGYIYKDRSGSNVYYILSKELKDVLIPEEENL; this is encoded by the coding sequence ATGATAGACCCAATAGAATTTATACAAAATGCTTCTTCAATAACAAAAAAATCTATGAATAAATTGAAGTTAAAAACCAACCCCTTCTCCGAAAAGCCCATACGGGGTAATACTAAGTTTTTTGTAGGTAGGACTACTGAATTAATTGAAATTGCAGATATATTGGGGGCAGCCCAATATGGCAGTATATCAAATGCAGCAATAGTGGGAACAAAAGGTATAGGCAAAAGTTCTTTATTAAATGTAATTTATTATGCTGCAAAAAGACAAAATCACTGGACTGTTGAGTTAGAGGCTTCCCAGGTAACTCCAAGGCAATTTTTAATACATTTGATGTATGGTATTATTAGGGATAATATATTTGCAATGGATGGAACATTATCTACTGATTATATGGAACATTCTCAAAAAATAATTGATATATATCGTAGATTGGAGTCTTTTTCTGATAAAACGCCCGTTCATTATCCGAGGGAGAAAATAGAAAGGGATTTGGATTATTTATTAAATAATGTAAAAGAAGAAGGTAAATTATGTATTATATTAATAGATGAGGCCGACCAATTTGCCAAAAAAAGTTGTTTGGGATTATTGCAATTTTTTCATTCATTTTTATATGATGAAGGAATATTGTCATTTTTTGCAGGTTCTCCAACACTTATGGAAAATTTGACAAAGGTTTCTCCTGCTATGAGGGATAGATTCCCCAAAATTATAAATATGCCACCTTTATCTAAGGAAGAGGCTTATGATTTAATATTAAGGCGGTTAAAAGATGCTCAAACAGTAAAGGCAAATGGTTATGACCCATTCACGGAAAATGCCATTAACACAATTGTTGAAGAATGCGATGGAATTCCCCGAAGAATAATTATGACTTGCTCTGAATCAATATCAATAGGTCTAAAAAAAGGATTAACAGAGATAGACGAAAATATTGTTAAAACAGCTATGAAAAAATTGGGTATTAGTATAGGGCATCAAATATTAAATCATTTAACGCCTGCACAATCGAAAATAATAAAAGCACTGGCTGAATCAGGTGGAAAATCAACTGTCACAGAACTGGCTAAAATACTAAATAATTCTCCTGGAACAATTGGAACACATTTATCGGACATATATGAAATGGGATATATTTACAAAGACCGTTCTGGAAGTAATGTATATTATATATTGTCCAAAGAATTAAAAGATGTTTTGATACCCGAGGAAGAAAATTTATAA
- the mptA gene encoding GTP cyclohydrolase MptA: MFCDVQATEPDVKVSLTRVGITNLKKLIKITRESKRPIILLPTFEVFVDLPSSQKGIHMSRSPEVIEEIIESMVDNEVYGIEELSVDIIKKLFEKHEYATRAEVLMYGEYMMEEESPITKRSSQEICKIMSKAHGTKDGNNNIIIKKMVGAEVVGITACPCAQNLLKEKAIKKLKEKGFSDEDIKNILDSVSIATHNQRGIGTIMIEVPDGYEVGISKIINIIKKSMSGEVYELLKRVDEGYVVEEAHKNPKFVEDCAREMIRRVVGEFNYLPDDTEVLVRQVNKESIHRHDAFAERSSTLGELRNELK; this comes from the coding sequence ATGTTTTGTGATGTTCAAGCAACGGAACCTGATGTAAAGGTATCATTAACAAGGGTAGGAATTACAAATTTAAAAAAACTAATTAAAATTACAAGGGAATCAAAAAGACCCATAATATTGCTTCCAACTTTTGAAGTTTTTGTAGATTTACCAAGCTCCCAAAAGGGAATACATATGTCAAGAAGTCCAGAAGTAATTGAAGAAATTATAGAATCTATGGTCGATAATGAAGTATATGGAATTGAAGAACTTTCTGTGGACATTATAAAAAAATTGTTCGAAAAACACGAATATGCGACAAGGGCAGAAGTTTTAATGTATGGAGAATATATGATGGAGGAAGAATCCCCCATCACTAAGCGGAGCTCCCAAGAAATTTGTAAAATTATGTCGAAAGCTCATGGTACAAAGGATGGGAATAACAATATAATAATTAAAAAAATGGTGGGGGCTGAGGTTGTAGGTATCACAGCATGTCCTTGTGCTCAAAATCTTTTAAAAGAAAAAGCCATTAAAAAATTAAAAGAAAAAGGATTTTCTGATGAAGATATTAAAAATATACTGGATTCTGTCTCAATAGCCACCCATAACCAAAGAGGAATTGGAACAATTATGATTGAAGTGCCTGATGGTTATGAAGTGGGCATTTCTAAAATTATAAATATTATTAAAAAATCAATGAGTGGGGAAGTATATGAGCTTTTAAAACGAGTTGATGAAGGATATGTCGTAGAGGAAGCACATAAAAATCCAAAATTTGTTGAAGATTGTGCAAGAGAAATGATAAGAAGAGTTGTTGGAGAGTTTAACTATCTTCCAGATGATACAGAAGTATTGGTAAGACAAGTCAATAAAGAAAGTATCCATAGGCATGATGCTTTCGCAGAGCGGAGCTCCACATTAGGGGAGTTAAGAAATGAATTGAAATAA
- a CDS encoding ATP-grasp domain-containing protein: MNILVVGVNTRPIANSAKKLGHTVYSASYYNPMDLNADVKEYIVDDNNHGHFYDHYDEKKLLNMAENIINNYHIDHVVIASGIFENANSKTPDWDVIGNTPKKIKTVSNKYNTSKKLENLGYDIPATYVAYNSKQIEKYLYTLNYIIIKTVYGSGGTGVHSLSLDNLDCDVHDAIDNLNLQYPVVVQEKIFSSSYSASFIGSNFLCFNKQLINNNMYVGNITPYKINNIDNVNKCIDSFKDIMSSFDLSGMNGIDFMVKDNVPVIIEINPRILGTFETIELSSNKNLMDLIIKYGGVNKRSSPELPRLINPNNQYLKKILFAKQKVISYIGAQNNSQNLKHINQVLQSHKFSKEKFGDIRICDIPKYGAIIEKNEPLATTIIKASVINDTIINNISKMVVNYEYDKRRCIRYVK; the protein is encoded by the coding sequence ATGAATATATTGGTAGTTGGAGTTAATACTCGACCGATTGCAAATTCCGCGAAAAAATTAGGGCATACAGTTTATTCGGCATCATATTATAATCCAATGGATTTAAATGCAGATGTAAAGGAGTATATTGTAGATGATAATAATCATGGACATTTTTATGACCACTATGACGAAAAAAAACTTTTAAATATGGCGGAAAATATAATTAATAATTACCATATTGACCATGTGGTTATAGCATCAGGAATATTTGAAAATGCAAATTCAAAAACACCAGATTGGGATGTTATAGGCAACACACCAAAAAAAATTAAAACCGTTAGTAATAAATATAATACATCCAAAAAATTGGAAAATTTAGGATATGATATCCCTGCAACATATGTTGCATATAATTCAAAACAAATTGAGAAATATTTATATACTCTAAATTATATAATTATAAAAACCGTTTATGGAAGTGGGGGGACTGGGGTTCATTCTCTAAGTTTGGATAATCTCGATTGCGATGTCCACGATGCAATTGATAATTTAAACTTACAATATCCTGTTGTAGTTCAGGAAAAAATATTTTCAAGTAGTTATAGTGCTTCATTTATTGGTTCAAATTTTCTATGTTTCAATAAACAATTGATTAATAACAATATGTATGTTGGGAATATAACCCCATATAAAATTAACAACATCGATAATGTCAATAAGTGCATTGACTCATTTAAGGATATAATGTCTTCATTTGATTTATCTGGTATGAATGGAATTGATTTTATGGTTAAGGACAATGTTCCAGTTATAATTGAGATAAATCCAAGAATATTGGGGACATTTGAAACAATAGAACTATCTTCAAATAAAAATTTAATGGATTTGATTATTAAATATGGGGGAGTTAATAAAAGGAGCTCCCCTGAATTACCAAGATTAATAAATCCAAATAATCAATATTTGAAAAAAATATTGTTTGCAAAACAAAAAGTAATAAGTTATATCGGAGCCCAAAATAATTCACAAAATCTCAAACATATAAATCAAGTTTTACAATCCCATAAATTTTCCAAAGAAAAATTTGGTGACATTAGAATATGTGATATACCAAAATATGGAGCTATAATAGAGAAAAATGAGCCACTAGCGACAACAATTATTAAAGCATCCGTCATTAACGACACAATAATAAATAATATTTCAAAGATGGTGGTTAATTATGAATATGACAAAAGAAGATGTATACGATATGTTAAATAA
- the tfe gene encoding transcription factor E has translation MNMTKEDVYDMLNNPIIQQVLLEILGDDINGFNVLEALTELTEVTDDEISRQLDLKLNTVRKLLYKLYDARLVDYNREKDEETNWYSYTWRATFTKLPGVVKKRMEQLLIDLKEQLEVEENTLFFYCPRCEFKYSFDEAIDYGFRCSQCNGVLKEYNNKNDILMIKNQIKIIEEELALNPLFS, from the coding sequence ATGAATATGACAAAAGAAGATGTATACGATATGTTAAATAATCCAATCATCCAACAAGTATTATTGGAGATATTGGGTGACGATATTAATGGATTTAATGTATTAGAAGCCCTCACCGAACTGACAGAAGTTACAGACGATGAAATTTCAAGACAATTGGATTTAAAATTAAACACTGTAAGAAAATTACTTTATAAATTATATGACGCTCGGCTTGTAGATTATAATAGGGAAAAAGATGAAGAAACAAACTGGTATAGCTACACATGGAGGGCAACATTTACAAAATTACCGGGGGTCGTTAAAAAAAGGATGGAACAACTGTTAATCGACCTTAAAGAACAATTGGAGGTTGAAGAAAATACTTTATTTTTTTATTGTCCAAGATGTGAATTCAAATATTCTTTCGACGAAGCAATAGATTATGGATTTAGATGTTCGCAATGCAATGGAGTTTTAAAAGAATACAATAATAAAAATGATATATTAATGATTAAAAATCAAATAAAAATAATTGAGGAAGAATTAGCCCTCAATCCTTTATTTTCTTAA
- a CDS encoding TIGR00295 family protein encodes MFSRSFKFKFIESYELLHSSCDNNVIMHCLTVSLYAYEIASKIKQKNDISVDLDLIILGALLHDIGRSKTHSISHGVEGAKILKKYNYNDKIIRIAETHIGAGIPKNEAIELNLPPKDYLQNTLEEQIVAHADNLISGIKIVRINDVIDKFKKNTNENHPSINRIINLNKKINDLIL; translated from the coding sequence ATATTTTCAAGGTCATTTAAATTTAAATTTATCGAATCTTATGAGTTATTGCATTCATCATGTGATAACAATGTAATTATGCACTGTTTGACGGTATCTTTATATGCCTATGAAATTGCATCGAAAATAAAACAGAAAAATGATATATCTGTTGATTTGGACTTAATTATTTTGGGGGCCCTATTACATGATATAGGTAGAAGTAAAACTCACAGCATATCCCATGGTGTTGAGGGTGCGAAAATATTGAAAAAATACAATTATAATGACAAAATAATTCGAATCGCTGAAACTCATATTGGTGCAGGAATTCCAAAAAATGAAGCAATTGAATTAAACCTTCCGCCAAAGGATTACCTACAAAATACATTGGAGGAACAAATAGTGGCACATGCTGATAACCTTATATCGGGGATAAAGATAGTAAGGATTAATGATGTTATTGATAAATTTAAGAAAAATACAAATGAAAATCATCCGTCAATAAATCGCATTATAAATTTAAATAAAAAAATAAATGATTTAATATTATGA
- a CDS encoding type II secretion system F family protein, producing MDLKQIYSYTISRNIFILRKSGIKTNAKLYIGLTIFGSIIIPLLFNHFMHLNIKTTFILFLVYLGVFLSIPSIIYEGKIEKFEKNIPKALYVMTLSLDSGRSVTEAIEEVINAGVNGVDKEFMKILYLIIEKKYSFEDAMTTITENSDSMVFRQIGRLIIENRKQGGELASTLRTLAKTLEDLMNIKQQLLSTTANGLVVGLVILCGVIPATAGLIGGYLTVLSTMSPNMPAPSPEQIAKCYELIQLGTGIFGLLFSIPLFGLNLSRMIITCAICMTGGIVVFYGISMGSGFLFS from the coding sequence ATGGATTTAAAACAAATTTACAGCTACACCATATCCCGTAATATATTTATATTGAGAAAATCAGGGATTAAAACCAATGCAAAATTATATATTGGATTAACCATTTTTGGTTCGATTATTATCCCACTATTATTTAATCATTTTATGCATTTAAATATTAAAACTACATTTATATTGTTTTTAGTTTATCTGGGTGTTTTCCTAAGTATTCCTTCCATTATATATGAAGGAAAAATTGAAAAGTTTGAAAAAAATATACCTAAGGCATTATATGTAATGACGCTATCGCTTGATTCTGGTCGTTCCGTCACAGAAGCTATTGAAGAAGTTATAAATGCAGGAGTTAATGGAGTAGACAAAGAATTTATGAAAATATTGTATTTAATTATAGAAAAAAAATATAGTTTTGAAGATGCTATGACCACCATAACAGAAAATTCAGATTCTATGGTATTTAGACAGATTGGTAGGTTAATAATAGAAAATAGGAAACAAGGCGGAGAGCTCGCTTCAACCCTTAGAACACTTGCAAAAACTCTTGAAGATTTAATGAATATTAAACAGCAATTATTAAGTACAACTGCAAATGGTCTTGTTGTTGGTTTAGTTATTTTATGTGGAGTTATTCCTGCCACAGCTGGTTTAATTGGAGGATATTTAACAGTATTATCTACAATGTCACCAAATATGCCTGCTCCGAGTCCCGAGCAAATAGCAAAATGCTACGAATTAATACAGCTAGGAACTGGTATTTTTGGATTATTATTTTCCATTCCATTATTTGGATTAAATTTAAGTAGAATGATTATTACCTGTGCCATATGTATGACTGGCGGGATTGTTGTGTTTTATGGTATTTCAATGGGTTCGGGATTTTTATTTTCATAA